Proteins from a genomic interval of Poecile atricapillus isolate bPoeAtr1 chromosome 1, bPoeAtr1.hap1, whole genome shotgun sequence:
- the SPATA7 gene encoding spermatogenesis-associated protein 7 isoform X2 — protein MGLRKEGGCRRCQAIVNSGIGMPRCGPASPCKGHLSTKSNALCVDSSRNLGSQYLIRDHMVFHYNRILSAKAVDTSAPKSRSTSIKLADQQRREKLRKRMGKCEQKVCMCEAASQSCSKDNGRPLPSSFKKTFLEVEDNLFPCSGQAQCLSKATSPCAEHCLVHCSPMKITRKCCRNTTRAPYSNSSICVSRPPVKHTVLSRSRSTESFVNIGCSHKCRGHHHRARSGDILETHSEYFTRSRKPFTPRTLISDAKPFLSEYRFYTPAQRKKKNHHKLCVEAQTQTDMISFPAADKTCVRKVTSKQRKITSKAEDKRHTLDEHGRGIGCCQASILRETGCCPHKSSPKRIVDTEEEELLYLTFIEDVTNEILRLGVFSNRVLDELFECYIEANKNRLNEDKMRQMLEVLKSDLGCGQDSETELMHAGQEALDPLHVQEFDVQEQLEFTSKGHRVRKATKSEEFSETTEMSLKEPNKCESMSWSERSRETQIREEFSQDTTETMDAGTESDSCGVEFEEHPGTSHTCKGALNLMACDSDSEVNKEIDELKENFAGTLHISHKYS, from the exons CGATTGTAAACTCAGGCATTGGCATGCCCAGGTGTGGTCCAGCAAGTCCATGTAAAGGACACCTAAGTACTAAGAGTAATG CTTTGTGCGTTGACTCCTCTCGAAATCTAGGTAGTCAATATCTGATCAGAGATCACATGGTGTTTCATTATAACAGAATTCTTTCAGCCAAAG CTGTAGACACTTCAGCACCCAAAAGTAGGTCAACCAGCATCAAAC TTGCTGACCAACAAAGAAGAGAGAAACTGAGAAAGAGGATGGGCAAGTGTGAACAGAAAGTGTGTATGTGTGAAGCTGCCTCTCAATCCTGTTCAAAAGACAATGGAAGGCCACTGCCATCCTCTTTTAAAAag acTTTCTTGGAAGTGGAAGACAATCTCTTCCCCTGTTCTGGGCAGGCACAGTGCCTATCAAAAGCAACATCTCCTTGTGCCGAGCACTGCTTGGTTCACTGCAGTCCCATGAAAATCACCAGGAAATGTTGTCGGAATACAACCAGGGCACCTTACTCAAACTCAAGTATCTGTGTGTCAAGGCCGCCAGTTAAACACACTGTGCTGTCACGCAGTCGCTCCACAGAGAGTTTTGTGAACATCGGCTGTTCCCACAAGTGTCGAGGACACCACCACAGAGCGAGGAGCGGGGATATCCTAGAGACACACTCTGAATACTTTACTAGGAGCCGAAAACCTTTTACTCCACGCACCTTAATATCAGATGCTAAACCTTTCCTGTCAGAGTACAGGTTTTACACTCCTGctcaaaggaagaagaaaaatcaccaCAAGCTGTGTGTGGAAGCTCAAACACAGACTGATATGATCAG CTTTCCAGCTGCAGATAAAACGTGTGTGAGAAAAGTTACGAGTAAACAGCGGAAGATCACATCAAAG GCTGAAGATAAAAGACATACTTTGGATGAGCATGGGAGAGGAATAGGTTGTTGTCAAGCCTCCATCCTAAG GGAGACAGGATGCTGTCCTCATAAGTCTTCACCAAAGAGGATTGTTGATACTGA AGAAGAGGAGCTTTTATATTTAACTTTCATTGAAGATGTAACAAATGAAATTCTTAGACTTGGCGTATTTTCTAACAG gGTCCTGGATGAACTGTTTGAGTGCTATATAGAAGCAAATAAGAACCGCCTCAATGAG GACAAAATGCGCCAGATGTTGGAAGTGCTGAAATCAGACCTCGGCTGCGGCCAGGACAGCGAGACAGAGTTGATGCATGCAGGCCAGGAAGCCTTGGACCCCCTGCATGTGCAGGAGTTTGATGTGCAAGAACAGCTTGAGTTTACCAGTAAAGGTCACAGGGTGAGGAAAGCTACAAAAAGTGAAGAATTCAGTGAGACCACGGAGATGTCGTTAAAGGAACCAAACAAATGTGAATCAATGTCATGGAGCGAAAGGTCAAGGGAGACACAGATCAGGGAGGAGTTTTCACAAGATACCACAGAAACTATGGATGCTGGGACAGAGTCTGATTCCTGTGGTGTGGAATTTGAAGAACACCCAGGCACTTCACACACCTGTAAGGGAGCTTTAAACTTGATGGCTTGTGACAGTGATTCAGAAGTCAATAAGGAAATTGATGAACTTAAGGAAAATTTTGCAGGGACCCTTCACATTTCACATAAGTATTCATAA
- the SPATA7 gene encoding spermatogenesis-associated protein 7 isoform X1, which yields MGLRKEGGCRRCQAIVNSGIGMPRCGPASPCKGHLSTKSNALCVDSSRNLGSQYLIRDHMVFHYNRILSAKAAVDTSAPKSRSTSIKLADQQRREKLRKRMGKCEQKVCMCEAASQSCSKDNGRPLPSSFKKTFLEVEDNLFPCSGQAQCLSKATSPCAEHCLVHCSPMKITRKCCRNTTRAPYSNSSICVSRPPVKHTVLSRSRSTESFVNIGCSHKCRGHHHRARSGDILETHSEYFTRSRKPFTPRTLISDAKPFLSEYRFYTPAQRKKKNHHKLCVEAQTQTDMISFPAADKTCVRKVTSKQRKITSKAEDKRHTLDEHGRGIGCCQASILRETGCCPHKSSPKRIVDTEEEELLYLTFIEDVTNEILRLGVFSNRVLDELFECYIEANKNRLNEDKMRQMLEVLKSDLGCGQDSETELMHAGQEALDPLHVQEFDVQEQLEFTSKGHRVRKATKSEEFSETTEMSLKEPNKCESMSWSERSRETQIREEFSQDTTETMDAGTESDSCGVEFEEHPGTSHTCKGALNLMACDSDSEVNKEIDELKENFAGTLHISHKYS from the exons CGATTGTAAACTCAGGCATTGGCATGCCCAGGTGTGGTCCAGCAAGTCCATGTAAAGGACACCTAAGTACTAAGAGTAATG CTTTGTGCGTTGACTCCTCTCGAAATCTAGGTAGTCAATATCTGATCAGAGATCACATGGTGTTTCATTATAACAGAATTCTTTCAGCCAAAG caGCTGTAGACACTTCAGCACCCAAAAGTAGGTCAACCAGCATCAAAC TTGCTGACCAACAAAGAAGAGAGAAACTGAGAAAGAGGATGGGCAAGTGTGAACAGAAAGTGTGTATGTGTGAAGCTGCCTCTCAATCCTGTTCAAAAGACAATGGAAGGCCACTGCCATCCTCTTTTAAAAag acTTTCTTGGAAGTGGAAGACAATCTCTTCCCCTGTTCTGGGCAGGCACAGTGCCTATCAAAAGCAACATCTCCTTGTGCCGAGCACTGCTTGGTTCACTGCAGTCCCATGAAAATCACCAGGAAATGTTGTCGGAATACAACCAGGGCACCTTACTCAAACTCAAGTATCTGTGTGTCAAGGCCGCCAGTTAAACACACTGTGCTGTCACGCAGTCGCTCCACAGAGAGTTTTGTGAACATCGGCTGTTCCCACAAGTGTCGAGGACACCACCACAGAGCGAGGAGCGGGGATATCCTAGAGACACACTCTGAATACTTTACTAGGAGCCGAAAACCTTTTACTCCACGCACCTTAATATCAGATGCTAAACCTTTCCTGTCAGAGTACAGGTTTTACACTCCTGctcaaaggaagaagaaaaatcaccaCAAGCTGTGTGTGGAAGCTCAAACACAGACTGATATGATCAG CTTTCCAGCTGCAGATAAAACGTGTGTGAGAAAAGTTACGAGTAAACAGCGGAAGATCACATCAAAG GCTGAAGATAAAAGACATACTTTGGATGAGCATGGGAGAGGAATAGGTTGTTGTCAAGCCTCCATCCTAAG GGAGACAGGATGCTGTCCTCATAAGTCTTCACCAAAGAGGATTGTTGATACTGA AGAAGAGGAGCTTTTATATTTAACTTTCATTGAAGATGTAACAAATGAAATTCTTAGACTTGGCGTATTTTCTAACAG gGTCCTGGATGAACTGTTTGAGTGCTATATAGAAGCAAATAAGAACCGCCTCAATGAG GACAAAATGCGCCAGATGTTGGAAGTGCTGAAATCAGACCTCGGCTGCGGCCAGGACAGCGAGACAGAGTTGATGCATGCAGGCCAGGAAGCCTTGGACCCCCTGCATGTGCAGGAGTTTGATGTGCAAGAACAGCTTGAGTTTACCAGTAAAGGTCACAGGGTGAGGAAAGCTACAAAAAGTGAAGAATTCAGTGAGACCACGGAGATGTCGTTAAAGGAACCAAACAAATGTGAATCAATGTCATGGAGCGAAAGGTCAAGGGAGACACAGATCAGGGAGGAGTTTTCACAAGATACCACAGAAACTATGGATGCTGGGACAGAGTCTGATTCCTGTGGTGTGGAATTTGAAGAACACCCAGGCACTTCACACACCTGTAAGGGAGCTTTAAACTTGATGGCTTGTGACAGTGATTCAGAAGTCAATAAGGAAATTGATGAACTTAAGGAAAATTTTGCAGGGACCCTTCACATTTCACATAAGTATTCATAA
- the SPATA7 gene encoding spermatogenesis-associated protein 7 isoform X4, translating to MGLRKEGGCRRCQAIVNSGIGMPRCGPASPCKGHLSTKSNAAVDTSAPKSRSTSIKLADQQRREKLRKRMGKCEQKVCMCEAASQSCSKDNGRPLPSSFKKTFLEVEDNLFPCSGQAQCLSKATSPCAEHCLVHCSPMKITRKCCRNTTRAPYSNSSICVSRPPVKHTVLSRSRSTESFVNIGCSHKCRGHHHRARSGDILETHSEYFTRSRKPFTPRTLISDAKPFLSEYRFYTPAQRKKKNHHKLCVEAQTQTDMISFPAADKTCVRKVTSKQRKITSKAEDKRHTLDEHGRGIGCCQASILRETGCCPHKSSPKRIVDTEEEELLYLTFIEDVTNEILRLGVFSNRVLDELFECYIEANKNRLNEDKMRQMLEVLKSDLGCGQDSETELMHAGQEALDPLHVQEFDVQEQLEFTSKGHRVRKATKSEEFSETTEMSLKEPNKCESMSWSERSRETQIREEFSQDTTETMDAGTESDSCGVEFEEHPGTSHTCKGALNLMACDSDSEVNKEIDELKENFAGTLHISHKYS from the exons CGATTGTAAACTCAGGCATTGGCATGCCCAGGTGTGGTCCAGCAAGTCCATGTAAAGGACACCTAAGTACTAAGAGTAATG caGCTGTAGACACTTCAGCACCCAAAAGTAGGTCAACCAGCATCAAAC TTGCTGACCAACAAAGAAGAGAGAAACTGAGAAAGAGGATGGGCAAGTGTGAACAGAAAGTGTGTATGTGTGAAGCTGCCTCTCAATCCTGTTCAAAAGACAATGGAAGGCCACTGCCATCCTCTTTTAAAAag acTTTCTTGGAAGTGGAAGACAATCTCTTCCCCTGTTCTGGGCAGGCACAGTGCCTATCAAAAGCAACATCTCCTTGTGCCGAGCACTGCTTGGTTCACTGCAGTCCCATGAAAATCACCAGGAAATGTTGTCGGAATACAACCAGGGCACCTTACTCAAACTCAAGTATCTGTGTGTCAAGGCCGCCAGTTAAACACACTGTGCTGTCACGCAGTCGCTCCACAGAGAGTTTTGTGAACATCGGCTGTTCCCACAAGTGTCGAGGACACCACCACAGAGCGAGGAGCGGGGATATCCTAGAGACACACTCTGAATACTTTACTAGGAGCCGAAAACCTTTTACTCCACGCACCTTAATATCAGATGCTAAACCTTTCCTGTCAGAGTACAGGTTTTACACTCCTGctcaaaggaagaagaaaaatcaccaCAAGCTGTGTGTGGAAGCTCAAACACAGACTGATATGATCAG CTTTCCAGCTGCAGATAAAACGTGTGTGAGAAAAGTTACGAGTAAACAGCGGAAGATCACATCAAAG GCTGAAGATAAAAGACATACTTTGGATGAGCATGGGAGAGGAATAGGTTGTTGTCAAGCCTCCATCCTAAG GGAGACAGGATGCTGTCCTCATAAGTCTTCACCAAAGAGGATTGTTGATACTGA AGAAGAGGAGCTTTTATATTTAACTTTCATTGAAGATGTAACAAATGAAATTCTTAGACTTGGCGTATTTTCTAACAG gGTCCTGGATGAACTGTTTGAGTGCTATATAGAAGCAAATAAGAACCGCCTCAATGAG GACAAAATGCGCCAGATGTTGGAAGTGCTGAAATCAGACCTCGGCTGCGGCCAGGACAGCGAGACAGAGTTGATGCATGCAGGCCAGGAAGCCTTGGACCCCCTGCATGTGCAGGAGTTTGATGTGCAAGAACAGCTTGAGTTTACCAGTAAAGGTCACAGGGTGAGGAAAGCTACAAAAAGTGAAGAATTCAGTGAGACCACGGAGATGTCGTTAAAGGAACCAAACAAATGTGAATCAATGTCATGGAGCGAAAGGTCAAGGGAGACACAGATCAGGGAGGAGTTTTCACAAGATACCACAGAAACTATGGATGCTGGGACAGAGTCTGATTCCTGTGGTGTGGAATTTGAAGAACACCCAGGCACTTCACACACCTGTAAGGGAGCTTTAAACTTGATGGCTTGTGACAGTGATTCAGAAGTCAATAAGGAAATTGATGAACTTAAGGAAAATTTTGCAGGGACCCTTCACATTTCACATAAGTATTCATAA
- the SPATA7 gene encoding spermatogenesis-associated protein 7 isoform X3, with translation MGLRKEGGCRRCQAIVNSGIGMPRCGPASPCKGHLSTKSNALCVDSSRNLGSQYLIRDHMVFHYNRILSAKAAVDTSAPKSRSTSIKLADQQRREKLRKRMGKCEQKVCMCEAASQSCSKDNGRPLPSSFKKTFLEVEDNLFPCSGQAQCLSKATSPCAEHCLVHCSPMKITRKCCRNTTRAPYSNSSICVSRPPVKHTVLSRSRSTESFVNIGCSHKCRGHHHRARSGDILETHSEYFTRSRKPFTPRTLISDAKPFLSEYRFYTPAQRKKKNHHKLCVEAQTQTDMISFPAADKTCVRKVTSKQRKITSKAEDKRHTLDEHGRGIGCCQASILREEELLYLTFIEDVTNEILRLGVFSNRVLDELFECYIEANKNRLNEDKMRQMLEVLKSDLGCGQDSETELMHAGQEALDPLHVQEFDVQEQLEFTSKGHRVRKATKSEEFSETTEMSLKEPNKCESMSWSERSRETQIREEFSQDTTETMDAGTESDSCGVEFEEHPGTSHTCKGALNLMACDSDSEVNKEIDELKENFAGTLHISHKYS, from the exons CGATTGTAAACTCAGGCATTGGCATGCCCAGGTGTGGTCCAGCAAGTCCATGTAAAGGACACCTAAGTACTAAGAGTAATG CTTTGTGCGTTGACTCCTCTCGAAATCTAGGTAGTCAATATCTGATCAGAGATCACATGGTGTTTCATTATAACAGAATTCTTTCAGCCAAAG caGCTGTAGACACTTCAGCACCCAAAAGTAGGTCAACCAGCATCAAAC TTGCTGACCAACAAAGAAGAGAGAAACTGAGAAAGAGGATGGGCAAGTGTGAACAGAAAGTGTGTATGTGTGAAGCTGCCTCTCAATCCTGTTCAAAAGACAATGGAAGGCCACTGCCATCCTCTTTTAAAAag acTTTCTTGGAAGTGGAAGACAATCTCTTCCCCTGTTCTGGGCAGGCACAGTGCCTATCAAAAGCAACATCTCCTTGTGCCGAGCACTGCTTGGTTCACTGCAGTCCCATGAAAATCACCAGGAAATGTTGTCGGAATACAACCAGGGCACCTTACTCAAACTCAAGTATCTGTGTGTCAAGGCCGCCAGTTAAACACACTGTGCTGTCACGCAGTCGCTCCACAGAGAGTTTTGTGAACATCGGCTGTTCCCACAAGTGTCGAGGACACCACCACAGAGCGAGGAGCGGGGATATCCTAGAGACACACTCTGAATACTTTACTAGGAGCCGAAAACCTTTTACTCCACGCACCTTAATATCAGATGCTAAACCTTTCCTGTCAGAGTACAGGTTTTACACTCCTGctcaaaggaagaagaaaaatcaccaCAAGCTGTGTGTGGAAGCTCAAACACAGACTGATATGATCAG CTTTCCAGCTGCAGATAAAACGTGTGTGAGAAAAGTTACGAGTAAACAGCGGAAGATCACATCAAAG GCTGAAGATAAAAGACATACTTTGGATGAGCATGGGAGAGGAATAGGTTGTTGTCAAGCCTCCATCCTAAG AGAAGAGGAGCTTTTATATTTAACTTTCATTGAAGATGTAACAAATGAAATTCTTAGACTTGGCGTATTTTCTAACAG gGTCCTGGATGAACTGTTTGAGTGCTATATAGAAGCAAATAAGAACCGCCTCAATGAG GACAAAATGCGCCAGATGTTGGAAGTGCTGAAATCAGACCTCGGCTGCGGCCAGGACAGCGAGACAGAGTTGATGCATGCAGGCCAGGAAGCCTTGGACCCCCTGCATGTGCAGGAGTTTGATGTGCAAGAACAGCTTGAGTTTACCAGTAAAGGTCACAGGGTGAGGAAAGCTACAAAAAGTGAAGAATTCAGTGAGACCACGGAGATGTCGTTAAAGGAACCAAACAAATGTGAATCAATGTCATGGAGCGAAAGGTCAAGGGAGACACAGATCAGGGAGGAGTTTTCACAAGATACCACAGAAACTATGGATGCTGGGACAGAGTCTGATTCCTGTGGTGTGGAATTTGAAGAACACCCAGGCACTTCACACACCTGTAAGGGAGCTTTAAACTTGATGGCTTGTGACAGTGATTCAGAAGTCAATAAGGAAATTGATGAACTTAAGGAAAATTTTGCAGGGACCCTTCACATTTCACATAAGTATTCATAA